One Nocardia iowensis DNA window includes the following coding sequences:
- a CDS encoding ABC transporter substrate-binding protein codes for MILSACGNSDPLASKGSCEGDGLIVGSANFPESETVAEIYAEVLRINGFKVDTKLNIGSREAYVPAVRQCAISVIPEYTGNLLQYLDKDATATSAAEVESALTKALGSELTIGTPAPGEDSDAVVVTRATAERWNLRTIADLAAHSAEVKFGAPAEFQERAGGLPGLKKNYNLDIAANNFVPIADGGGPATVRALVEGQVTAADIFTTSPAIVQNDLVVLEDPKRNFAAQNVVPLLNSAKKTDKALAALNAASAKLTTAELIKLNEAVSGSSKTEPKAAAVAWVAAQGLNTPTG; via the coding sequence ATGATCCTGTCCGCGTGTGGCAACTCCGACCCGCTCGCCAGCAAGGGCAGCTGCGAAGGCGACGGGCTCATCGTCGGCTCGGCGAACTTCCCGGAGTCGGAGACCGTCGCGGAAATATACGCGGAGGTATTGCGTATCAACGGCTTCAAGGTCGACACCAAGCTGAACATCGGCAGTCGCGAGGCCTACGTCCCTGCCGTGCGCCAGTGCGCGATCTCGGTCATCCCCGAATACACCGGCAACCTGCTCCAGTACCTGGACAAGGACGCGACCGCGACCAGCGCCGCCGAGGTCGAGAGCGCGCTGACCAAGGCACTCGGCTCGGAGCTCACCATCGGCACCCCGGCCCCCGGGGAGGATTCCGACGCGGTAGTGGTCACCCGTGCCACCGCCGAACGCTGGAACCTGCGCACCATCGCCGACCTGGCCGCGCACTCGGCCGAGGTGAAATTCGGTGCGCCGGCGGAATTTCAGGAGCGCGCGGGCGGACTGCCCGGCCTGAAGAAGAACTACAACCTCGACATCGCCGCGAACAACTTCGTGCCGATCGCCGACGGCGGCGGGCCAGCCACCGTGCGCGCGCTGGTCGAGGGGCAGGTGACCGCGGCCGACATCTTCACCACCTCGCCGGCCATCGTGCAGAACGACCTGGTGGTGCTGGAAGATCCGAAGCGCAACTTCGCCGCGCAGAACGTGGTCCCGCTGCTGAATTCGGCCAAGAAGACCGACAAGGCGCTGGCCGCGTTGAACGCCGCCTCGGCGAAGCTGACCACCGCGGAGCTGATCAAACTGAACGAAGCCGTGTCCGGTAGCAGCAAGACCGAGCCCAAGGCCGCGGCCGTCGCCTGGGTAGCCGCGCAAGGGCTGAACACGCCGACCGGTTAG